A section of the Flavobacterium sp. CG_23.5 genome encodes:
- a CDS encoding OmpA family protein has translation MKNIILLYITLVSVFSCNIYSQKARVTAADKKYDNYAYIDAIKTYERVAEKGYKSVDMFKKLGNAYYFNGELDKAAKWYGELFAMVAETDLEAEYYYRYAQSLRSIGQNDKADEMLQKFIQKSGNDSRGKLFKNNPNYLEAIKANSGRYQIEDAGVNSKYSDYGSAIYSNKIIFASARDTGSLGQRKHKWTNQYFTNLYTADLGENMTPAIPKKFDGTINSKFHEATPVFTSDGKTMYFTRNNYLDGKKGKDGNRITLIKIYKASLINDKWTNVTDLPFDSNNYSTAHPALSPDGKTLYFASDMPGTLGQSDLFKAKINEDGSFGTPETLGSTINTEGRETFPFINDENELYFASDGHPGLGGLDVFVSKINADGTFSEVKNVGSDINSPKDDFAYLIDTKSRRGFFSSNKDGGLGYDDIYKFLETKRLTCEQLLYGEITDVSTKEFLADTKISLYDEQFNLKTAAVSDEKGNYTFTVECGKTYYVRAEKTEYTTKEQKITIAEENGKTYLPIALEKSKCKVTIGDDLGKCFGIKMIYFDLDKSNIRQEAALDLEKILDVLNQNPTMKLDIRSHTDSRATFKYNEALSDRRAKSTVEWLVKNGVDATRLTGKGYGENQLVNKCADGVECTEEEHQLNRRSEFIITAL, from the coding sequence ATGAAAAATATTATACTCCTTTACATAACATTAGTAAGTGTTTTTTCATGTAACATTTATTCTCAAAAAGCAAGAGTAACGGCAGCAGATAAAAAATATGACAACTATGCCTATATAGATGCTATAAAAACCTACGAAAGGGTGGCGGAAAAAGGATATAAATCCGTTGATATGTTTAAAAAATTGGGGAATGCTTATTACTTCAATGGTGAACTTGACAAAGCCGCTAAATGGTACGGTGAATTATTCGCCATGGTCGCTGAAACTGATTTGGAAGCGGAATATTACTATCGTTATGCACAATCTTTACGCTCTATAGGCCAAAACGATAAGGCGGATGAAATGTTACAAAAATTTATTCAAAAATCGGGAAACGACAGTAGAGGTAAACTTTTTAAAAATAACCCCAATTATTTGGAAGCAATTAAAGCTAATTCAGGCCGATACCAAATAGAAGATGCAGGTGTCAATTCTAAATACTCTGACTATGGATCTGCGATCTATTCAAACAAAATCATTTTTGCGTCGGCTAGAGATACGGGTAGTTTGGGGCAAAGAAAACACAAATGGACGAATCAATATTTTACAAATTTATACACCGCAGATTTAGGTGAGAATATGACGCCAGCCATACCTAAGAAATTTGATGGAACCATTAACTCTAAATTTCATGAAGCTACACCTGTTTTTACTTCTGATGGAAAGACAATGTATTTTACCCGAAACAATTACCTAGATGGCAAAAAAGGAAAAGATGGAAATCGCATCACCTTAATAAAAATATACAAAGCGAGTTTAATCAATGATAAATGGACTAATGTAACCGACTTACCTTTTGACAGTAACAATTATAGTACGGCACATCCTGCTTTAAGTCCTGATGGGAAAACGTTATATTTTGCTTCAGATATGCCGGGAACATTAGGTCAGTCGGACTTATTCAAGGCGAAAATTAATGAAGATGGCAGTTTTGGTACTCCTGAAACCCTAGGAAGTACAATTAATACTGAAGGCCGAGAAACTTTTCCGTTTATAAATGATGAAAATGAACTTTATTTTGCCTCAGACGGACATCCTGGCTTGGGCGGATTGGATGTTTTTGTATCCAAAATAAACGCAGACGGAACTTTTAGTGAAGTTAAAAATGTAGGATCAGACATTAATTCTCCTAAAGACGATTTCGCCTATTTGATTGACACTAAATCAAGAAGAGGTTTTTTTAGTTCTAATAAGGACGGAGGTCTGGGTTATGATGATATTTATAAATTCTTAGAAACTAAAAGACTGACTTGTGAGCAACTATTATATGGAGAAATTACAGATGTATCAACGAAAGAGTTTCTTGCAGATACAAAAATCAGTCTGTATGACGAACAATTTAATCTAAAGACTGCCGCAGTTTCAGATGAGAAAGGGAACTATACTTTTACCGTTGAGTGTGGAAAAACTTATTATGTAAGAGCTGAAAAAACAGAATACACAACCAAAGAACAAAAAATCACAATTGCCGAAGAAAATGGGAAAACTTATTTACCTATAGCTTTGGAAAAATCGAAATGTAAAGTGACTATTGGAGATGATTTAGGTAAATGTTTTGGAATAAAAATGATTTACTTCGATCTGGATAAATCTAATATTCGACAAGAAGCAGCTTTGGATCTAGAAAAAATATTAGATGTTTTAAATCAAAATCCAACTATGAAATTGGATATTCGTTCTCATACCGATAGTCGAGCCACATTCAAATACAATGAAGCACTATCCGATAGAAGAGCTAAATCAACTGTGGAGTGGTTAGTTAAAAATGGAGTTGATGCAACTCGATTGACGGGAAAAGGATATGGTGAAAACCAGCTCGTAAATAAATGTGCCGATGGTGTAGAATGTACTGAAGAAGAGCATCAACTTAATAGAAGAAGTGAATTTATAATTACTGCTTTGTAA
- a CDS encoding type IX secretion system membrane protein PorP/SprF, whose product MKTKILIFVLMFTGVVSYGQQDAQFTQYMYNTINVNPAYAGSRGAMSIFALHRTQWVGLDGAPVTNAVSINTPLNENNLGLGVSVINDKIGPTHENTLSADLSYTIPTSETFKLSFGIKATANLFDLDVSKLNPVDDDPSLHDYSNKFTPNIGAGVYLHSDKAYVGFSVPNFIESKRYDDNEVAIFREKINYYLIAGYVFDLTSEVKFKPAMLTKMVLGAPLQVDVSANFMFSEKFVVGLAYRWSAALSAMVGFQVSDGMYIGYGYDRETTILNNYNSGSHEIFLRYELFKNQNKIITPRFF is encoded by the coding sequence ATGAAGACAAAAATACTAATATTCGTTTTGATGTTTACTGGAGTTGTAAGTTATGGCCAACAAGATGCACAATTTACACAATACATGTACAACACCATTAATGTTAATCCTGCTTACGCAGGATCGAGAGGAGCTATGAGCATATTTGCTTTGCATCGCACGCAATGGGTAGGACTCGATGGGGCACCGGTAACTAATGCAGTTTCAATAAATACTCCTCTAAACGAAAATAATTTGGGATTAGGAGTATCTGTAATTAATGATAAAATTGGACCTACTCATGAGAATACACTCTCCGCTGATTTATCCTACACTATTCCTACTTCAGAGACTTTTAAACTTTCGTTTGGTATTAAAGCAACTGCTAATCTGTTCGATTTGGATGTATCCAAATTAAATCCAGTTGATGATGATCCTAGTTTACATGACTACAGTAACAAATTTACGCCAAATATTGGTGCAGGTGTTTATTTACATTCTGACAAAGCTTATGTCGGTTTTTCAGTCCCTAATTTTATTGAATCTAAAAGATATGATGATAATGAAGTGGCTATTTTCAGAGAAAAAATCAATTATTATTTAATAGCCGGTTACGTGTTTGACTTAACTAGTGAAGTTAAATTCAAACCTGCAATGCTAACCAAAATGGTTTTGGGAGCACCTCTTCAAGTAGATGTATCAGCAAATTTTATGTTTAGCGAAAAATTCGTAGTAGGACTAGCCTATAGATGGAGTGCAGCTTTAAGCGCCATGGTTGGTTTTCAAGTTTCTGATGGCATGTACATTGGCTACGGTTACGATCGTGAAACCACTATTTTAAACAATTATAATTCAGGTTCGCATGAAATATTCTTACGCTATGAATTATTCAAAAATCAGAATAAAATTATAACCCCAAGATTCTTCTAA